The proteins below come from a single Arthrobacter sp. B1I2 genomic window:
- a CDS encoding rhamnulokinase translates to MSTTKSGVDGADPASSVFAAVDIGASSGRVMLGRVSTAGVSLETVHRFPNGVMELDGGLRWDFDAVYAEVLDGLRAAARVAAVQGATVASIGIDTWAVDYGLVNRAGELVTQPFSYRDDRSRAAVAPVHATLDPGRLYQTTGLQFLQFNTIYQLATEKNLDGLQALLIPDLIAFLLTGVRRTEATNASTTGLFDAVAGEWATEFFAALGLRKDLFPPLIQPGEAFGNLLPEIADAVGLPGDTKVVAVGSHDTASAVVAVPARDDAFAYISSGTWSLVGLELKHPVLTEASREANFTNERGVDGTIRYLRNVGGLWLLSECQRTWASEGFRPDLAALLSAAAALPAGGPQINADDSYFIAPDDMPERIRSAVRRTGDVLPNDPAAITRCIMDSLASAYAKTITAAERLAGRPVEVVHVVGGGSQNTLLCQLTANATGRAVIAGPVEATALGNVLIQARAAGAAAGGLPHLRELIAAGADLRRYEPLDLTLNASKN, encoded by the coding sequence GTGAGCACCACAAAATCCGGGGTCGACGGCGCTGATCCCGCCTCCAGCGTTTTTGCCGCCGTCGACATCGGGGCCTCGTCCGGGCGCGTGATGCTGGGCCGTGTTTCCACTGCGGGGGTATCGCTGGAGACCGTCCACCGTTTCCCCAACGGTGTGATGGAGCTCGACGGCGGCCTCCGCTGGGACTTCGACGCCGTCTACGCGGAGGTACTGGACGGCCTTCGGGCCGCGGCCAGGGTGGCAGCCGTGCAGGGCGCAACGGTCGCCAGCATCGGCATCGACACCTGGGCCGTGGACTACGGGTTGGTCAACAGGGCCGGTGAGCTGGTGACGCAGCCGTTCAGCTACCGCGACGACCGCAGCAGGGCCGCCGTCGCGCCCGTCCACGCCACGCTGGACCCGGGACGCCTTTACCAGACCACGGGGCTGCAGTTCCTCCAGTTCAACACCATCTACCAACTCGCCACCGAGAAGAACCTGGACGGGCTGCAGGCGCTGCTCATCCCGGACCTCATCGCGTTCCTGCTTACCGGGGTGCGACGGACCGAGGCCACCAACGCCTCCACTACTGGCCTTTTCGATGCGGTGGCGGGGGAGTGGGCGACGGAGTTCTTTGCGGCACTGGGGCTGCGGAAGGACCTGTTCCCGCCGCTGATCCAGCCCGGGGAAGCCTTCGGAAACCTCCTGCCGGAGATTGCCGATGCCGTGGGTTTGCCGGGTGACACCAAGGTGGTGGCGGTGGGCTCGCATGACACTGCATCCGCCGTCGTGGCTGTTCCTGCCCGGGATGATGCTTTTGCCTACATTTCCTCCGGCACGTGGTCCCTGGTGGGGCTGGAACTGAAGCATCCTGTCCTGACTGAAGCCAGCCGAGAGGCGAACTTCACCAACGAGCGCGGCGTGGACGGCACCATCCGTTACCTGCGCAATGTGGGCGGACTATGGCTTTTGAGCGAGTGCCAGCGGACCTGGGCCAGTGAGGGCTTCCGGCCGGACCTGGCGGCGCTGCTCTCGGCCGCCGCGGCGTTGCCTGCCGGCGGTCCGCAGATCAATGCCGACGATTCATACTTCATTGCCCCGGACGATATGCCGGAGCGCATCCGCTCTGCGGTCCGCCGAACCGGTGACGTCCTGCCTAATGATCCCGCAGCCATCACCCGTTGCATCATGGACAGCCTCGCCTCCGCGTATGCCAAGACCATCACGGCGGCAGAACGCCTCGCCGGCCGTCCGGTTGAGGTGGTGCACGTGGTGGGCGGCGGCTCGCAGAACACCCTGCTCTGCCAGCTCACCGCCAACGCCACCGGGCGGGCGGTCATCGCCGGTCCCGTCGAAGCCACCGCCCTGGGCAACGTGCTCATCCAGGCGCGTGCCGCCGGAGCTGCCGCCGGAGGGCTGCCGCACCTGCGCGAACTCATCGCCGCCGGAGCGGACCTCCGCCGCTACGAACCACTGGACCTGACCCTGAACGCTTCAAAGAATTGA
- a CDS encoding acetylxylan esterase produces MPLFDLPLAQLRSYTSDVTPPDDLGAFWDATLEAARGFPLKASFEPVENYLAVIDTFDVTFAGYGGAPVKGWLHLPANREAGARLPVVVNYIGYSGGRGLVNQDTRWAQAGYAHFIMDTRGQGYGGTLGDTADPHPSAGDVAHAGLMTRGIASREDYYYRRVYVDAFRAVEAAQAHPAVDPSKVVLAGVSQGGGLVVATAGLTAGRLDGVIAALPDVPFLQDFPRAIDITPRGPYPEIAQFLARHRDRYESSLEVLSYFDGVNLARWATAPALYSAAQMDDICPPSTVFASFNAYGSGTSAASATGADKEIEVYRFNNHEGGQEHHWIRQLVFLRKILG; encoded by the coding sequence ATGCCCCTCTTCGACCTGCCACTGGCCCAGCTGCGCAGCTACACCTCCGACGTCACGCCGCCGGATGACCTGGGCGCGTTCTGGGATGCCACCTTGGAGGCGGCGCGCGGCTTCCCGCTTAAGGCGTCCTTCGAGCCGGTGGAGAACTACCTGGCGGTGATCGACACCTTCGACGTCACGTTCGCGGGCTATGGCGGAGCGCCGGTCAAGGGCTGGCTGCACCTTCCCGCCAACCGGGAAGCAGGCGCCCGGCTGCCGGTCGTGGTGAACTACATCGGCTATTCCGGCGGCCGGGGCCTGGTCAACCAGGACACCCGCTGGGCGCAGGCCGGGTACGCGCACTTCATCATGGACACCCGCGGCCAGGGGTACGGCGGCACGCTGGGGGATACCGCGGATCCGCACCCCTCCGCCGGGGATGTGGCGCACGCGGGCCTGATGACCCGGGGCATCGCGAGCAGGGAGGACTATTACTACCGCAGGGTCTACGTGGATGCGTTCCGCGCGGTGGAGGCCGCCCAGGCGCACCCCGCCGTCGACCCGTCCAAGGTAGTGCTGGCCGGTGTCAGCCAGGGCGGCGGGCTGGTGGTGGCCACGGCAGGGCTTACCGCGGGGCGGCTCGACGGCGTCATCGCCGCGCTGCCCGACGTCCCCTTCCTCCAGGACTTCCCCCGCGCCATCGACATCACCCCGCGCGGCCCCTACCCCGAAATCGCGCAGTTCCTGGCGCGCCACCGGGACCGCTACGAATCCTCGCTGGAAGTCCTGAGCTACTTCGACGGCGTCAACCTGGCCCGCTGGGCCACCGCGCCGGCACTGTACTCCGCGGCGCAGATGGATGACATTTGCCCGCCGTCCACTGTGTTCGCCAGCTTCAATGCCTATGGCTCGGGGACGTCCGCTGCATCCGCCACTGGAGCGGACAAGGAGATCGAGGTGTACCGGTTCAACAACCATGAAGGTGGCCAGGAGCACCACTGGATCCGGCAGTTGGTGTTTCTGCGCAAGATTCTGGGGTAA
- a CDS encoding glycoside-pentoside-hexuronide (GPH):cation symporter, producing MKRLNRAAVVGYGAGDAANSMIISTANMFLLVYYTDVAGIGAAAAGTLLVVARVFNAFTDIAAGRIVDRFHSPRWGKFRPFLVFGFVPLVLGVAVFHVPDVEPSLKLLYAYCTYGLVCLAYSLVNVPYGCLVGAMTQDPRERARLAGARTIGGLSVGATLGFFVAPLLGRGGDIQQIFTVMTLAFAVVGSGLYVFTGIACREQVAGSIPTITWRQSLDALKVNSPLVVLCLSSVLLVTGNSATVAAQFYYLRDVMFRLDLFPLLSVTQVVITLTLAVVMPRPVARWGKKAVFTLGCLLGGAGGMVVFLAPEGAPWLAVAGMALAQLSAATVSILTWALIADTVEYGEWKTGVRVQGINYALLAATRKLGMGFGGGLVAFALAWGGYSSSLQEQGAPAVTAIRAAAGLLPAVLVLAAVGVMYWYRLTDQKHAELVAGLQDRR from the coding sequence ATGAAGCGACTGAACAGGGCCGCGGTTGTGGGCTACGGCGCCGGCGACGCAGCCAACAGCATGATCATCAGTACAGCCAACATGTTCCTGCTGGTCTACTACACGGATGTGGCCGGGATAGGCGCGGCTGCTGCCGGCACGCTCCTGGTGGTGGCGCGGGTGTTCAACGCCTTCACTGACATTGCTGCAGGCCGGATCGTGGACCGTTTCCACAGCCCTCGATGGGGCAAGTTCCGGCCCTTCCTGGTCTTCGGCTTTGTTCCACTGGTCTTGGGTGTTGCGGTGTTCCACGTGCCGGACGTCGAACCATCCCTGAAACTCCTGTATGCCTACTGCACCTACGGCCTGGTCTGCCTTGCCTACAGCCTGGTCAACGTACCCTACGGCTGCCTGGTGGGCGCCATGACCCAGGACCCCCGCGAGCGGGCCAGGCTGGCCGGCGCGCGGACCATCGGCGGGCTGTCCGTGGGGGCAACGCTTGGGTTCTTCGTGGCACCGCTCCTGGGCAGGGGCGGGGATATCCAGCAGATCTTCACCGTGATGACGCTGGCCTTCGCTGTCGTCGGCTCCGGGCTCTACGTGTTCACCGGTATTGCGTGCCGGGAACAGGTGGCCGGCAGCATTCCCACGATCACCTGGCGCCAGAGCCTGGACGCGCTCAAGGTGAACTCACCCCTGGTGGTCCTGTGCCTCAGTTCCGTGCTGTTGGTGACGGGCAACTCCGCCACCGTGGCCGCCCAGTTCTACTACCTGCGCGATGTCATGTTCCGCCTGGATCTCTTTCCCCTGCTTTCGGTGACGCAGGTGGTGATCACCCTGACGCTTGCCGTCGTGATGCCCCGCCCGGTGGCCAGGTGGGGCAAGAAGGCCGTGTTCACGCTGGGCTGCCTGCTCGGCGGGGCAGGCGGGATGGTGGTTTTCCTGGCGCCGGAGGGAGCACCCTGGCTGGCGGTGGCCGGCATGGCCTTGGCGCAGTTATCAGCTGCGACGGTCAGCATCCTCACCTGGGCGCTGATCGCGGACACTGTGGAATACGGCGAATGGAAGACCGGGGTCAGGGTCCAGGGCATCAACTACGCGCTCCTGGCCGCAACACGGAAATTGGGTATGGGCTTCGGCGGCGGACTGGTTGCCTTCGCCCTGGCATGGGGTGGATATTCCTCGTCCCTCCAGGAGCAGGGCGCGCCAGCGGTCACGGCCATCCGGGCCGCCGCCGGGCTGCTTCCCGCCGTCCTGGTGCTGGCAGCGGTCGGCGTCATGTACTGGTACCGCCTCACTGACCAGAAGCACGCAGAGCTGGTGGCAGGCCTCCAGGACCGGCGGTAA
- a CDS encoding 3-deoxy-7-phosphoheptulonate synthase, protein MSTATAAAPAGDTKSTSNLRVSEFTALPTPSELLAELPLDARAAAVVERGRDEVRAIMDGVDDRLLVIVGPCSIHDPKAGLEYARRLVSQAEKHNEDLLVVMRTYFEKPRTTVGWKGLINDPRLDGSHDMVTGLRTARQFLQQVTALGLPTATEFLEPISPQYMADLISWGAIGARTTESQIHRQLASGLSMPIGFKNGTDGGLQVAIDACGAAAAAQAFLGIDGDGRAALVATAGNPDTHVILRGGRKGPNYSAADVERASSELAGKGLNPRLIVDASHANSGKSHHRQAEVALEIGAQLEDGGAAARAVAGVMLESFLVGGAQNLDVAEHAAGRSELVYGQSVTDACMDWDVSASVLGQLAASARKRRQSK, encoded by the coding sequence ATGAGCACCGCAACAGCAGCCGCCCCCGCCGGCGACACCAAGTCCACCTCGAACCTGCGCGTCAGCGAATTCACTGCGCTGCCCACGCCTTCGGAACTCCTCGCCGAACTGCCCCTGGACGCCCGGGCGGCTGCCGTCGTCGAACGCGGACGCGACGAAGTGCGCGCCATCATGGACGGCGTGGATGACCGCCTGCTGGTCATCGTGGGTCCCTGCTCCATCCACGACCCCAAGGCCGGGCTCGAATACGCCCGCCGGCTGGTGAGCCAGGCCGAGAAGCACAACGAAGACCTGCTGGTCGTCATGCGGACCTACTTCGAAAAGCCGCGCACGACGGTCGGCTGGAAGGGCCTGATCAATGACCCCCGGCTGGACGGCAGCCACGACATGGTCACCGGTCTCCGCACCGCCAGGCAGTTCCTGCAGCAGGTCACCGCGCTGGGCCTGCCCACCGCCACTGAATTCCTGGAGCCGATCAGCCCCCAGTACATGGCGGACCTGATCTCGTGGGGTGCCATCGGTGCCCGCACCACCGAGAGCCAGATCCACCGCCAGCTCGCCTCCGGCCTTTCCATGCCCATCGGCTTCAAGAACGGGACCGACGGCGGCCTGCAGGTGGCCATCGACGCATGCGGTGCCGCCGCGGCGGCCCAGGCTTTCCTGGGGATCGACGGCGACGGCCGGGCTGCGCTGGTGGCCACGGCAGGAAACCCGGACACCCACGTGATCCTGCGCGGCGGCCGCAAGGGGCCCAACTACTCAGCGGCCGACGTTGAACGCGCCTCCAGTGAACTGGCGGGCAAGGGGCTGAACCCGCGCCTGATCGTGGACGCAAGCCATGCCAACAGCGGCAAGAGCCACCACCGGCAGGCCGAGGTGGCTTTGGAGATCGGTGCCCAGCTGGAGGACGGCGGCGCCGCGGCGCGGGCGGTCGCCGGGGTGATGCTGGAAAGCTTTTTGGTGGGCGGCGCGCAGAACCTGGACGTCGCGGAGCATGCGGCCGGACGCTCGGAGCTGGTCTACGGCCAGAGCGTCACGGATGCCTGCATGGACTGGGACGTTTCCGCGTCCGTCCTCGGGCAGCTGGCGGCATCGGCGCGGAAGCGGCGGCAGTCCAAATAG
- a CDS encoding helix-turn-helix domain-containing protein, translating to MSAEQNFSNAKFLTVAEVAEVMRVSKMTVYRLVHSGEMPAVRFGRSYRVPENAVEQYLKGAVVDGHTETA from the coding sequence ATGTCGGCAGAACAGAACTTCTCCAACGCGAAGTTCCTGACCGTGGCTGAAGTAGCCGAGGTCATGCGCGTCTCCAAAATGACCGTTTACCGGCTGGTCCACTCCGGCGAAATGCCGGCGGTGCGCTTCGGCCGCTCCTACCGGGTCCCCGAAAACGCCGTCGAACAGTACCTCAAAGGCGCTGTCGTGGACGGGCACACCGAGACCGCCTGA
- a CDS encoding 30S ribosomal protein bS22 yields the protein MGSVIKKRRKRMAKKKHRKLLRKTRHQRRNKK from the coding sequence GTGGGTTCAGTTATTAAGAAGCGTCGCAAGCGTATGGCCAAGAAGAAGCACCGCAAGCTGCTTCGCAAGACTCGTCACCAGCGCCGCAACAAGAAGTAG
- a CDS encoding HAD family hydrolase — protein MPEEKYVAVVTRPVAAPQPGEAAFFDVDNTLMRGASLFHVARKMYQRGAFTLPQAAGFAWKQFKFVARGENIDDVHAVRDSALTLAAGITVDDIKALGEEVYDEMIASRIWPGAKALAEQHLRVGRRVWLVTATPIEVATVISTRLGLTGALGTVGEVSEGMYTGRLVGDILHGSAKAVAVQAIADDEGLDLKRCWAYSDSYNDVPLLSLVGHPVAINPDAKLRRHARDRNWPVYDFRAGRRAATFGLKAATFGGAIYGLWKGFARIRGPRA, from the coding sequence ATGCCCGAGGAGAAATACGTCGCCGTCGTCACGCGGCCGGTTGCTGCGCCGCAGCCCGGCGAGGCGGCGTTTTTCGACGTGGACAATACCTTGATGCGTGGGGCCAGCCTCTTCCATGTGGCCCGGAAGATGTACCAGCGTGGGGCGTTCACCCTGCCGCAGGCCGCCGGGTTCGCCTGGAAACAGTTCAAGTTCGTTGCCCGCGGAGAAAACATCGACGACGTTCATGCCGTCCGCGACTCCGCCCTGACCCTGGCTGCCGGGATCACCGTTGACGACATCAAAGCGCTGGGCGAAGAAGTCTACGACGAAATGATTGCTTCGCGGATCTGGCCCGGCGCCAAGGCACTGGCCGAACAGCATCTGCGGGTGGGCCGGCGCGTCTGGCTGGTGACGGCCACCCCCATCGAAGTGGCCACCGTGATCTCCACCCGGTTGGGACTGACAGGAGCCCTGGGGACAGTCGGCGAGGTCTCCGAGGGTATGTACACCGGCCGGCTGGTGGGCGACATCCTGCACGGTTCGGCCAAGGCGGTGGCCGTCCAGGCCATAGCCGACGATGAGGGCCTGGACCTGAAGCGCTGCTGGGCCTACAGCGACTCCTACAACGACGTCCCGCTGCTTTCGCTGGTGGGTCACCCGGTGGCCATCAACCCGGACGCCAAGCTGCGCCGCCACGCCCGGGACCGCAACTGGCCGGTCTATGATTTCCGCGCCGGCCGGCGTGCCGCCACCTTTGGCCTCAAGGCGGCCACTTTCGGCGGCGCCATCTACGGCCTCTGGAAGGGCTTCGCCCGCATCCGCGGGCCGCGGGCATAG
- a CDS encoding glutaredoxin family protein — protein sequence MATPRVVLVTKADCHLCEEARDAVGRVTASLGLTWSEELVDNQPDLRERYAEEIPVVLVDGVQRDFWKIDEVRLERVLQRAMAQ from the coding sequence ATGGCTACACCCCGCGTCGTCCTGGTCACCAAAGCTGACTGCCACCTTTGTGAGGAGGCGCGCGACGCCGTCGGCCGGGTCACTGCCTCGTTGGGCCTTACCTGGAGCGAAGAGTTGGTGGACAACCAGCCCGACCTGCGGGAGCGCTATGCCGAGGAGATTCCGGTAGTTCTGGTGGACGGGGTGCAGCGCGACTTCTGGAAAATCGATGAGGTCCGGCTGGAACGCGTGCTGCAGCGCGCCATGGCCCAGTAG
- a CDS encoding redox-sensing transcriptional repressor Rex — protein MTSLGSTPQSVPDLPDATGALSKQIPPAAVARLTIYLRALNTLLAEGVERVSSESLAEASGVSSSTLRKDLSHVGSYGTRGVGYDVQYLSRHIAAALGLTHDWKVAIVGAGNLGKALARYGGFESRGFDVVAIFDADQMVVGNEVGWLRVSDVADLETVLHRTGANMVVLALPAAVAQDVCDRVVAAGVHSVLSFAPVMLQVPEGVNLRKVDMATELQILAYHAQRAQAPGQTA, from the coding sequence GTGACATCCCTGGGTTCCACGCCCCAGTCTGTCCCGGACCTTCCGGATGCCACGGGCGCACTGTCCAAGCAGATACCTCCGGCTGCCGTGGCCCGGCTGACGATCTACCTCCGTGCGCTGAATACCCTGCTCGCCGAGGGTGTGGAGCGCGTCTCCTCCGAATCCCTGGCTGAAGCCTCCGGCGTCAGTTCCTCAACCCTGCGCAAGGACCTGTCCCATGTGGGGTCCTACGGAACCAGGGGCGTGGGTTATGACGTGCAGTACCTCAGCCGCCACATTGCTGCTGCCCTCGGGCTGACGCACGACTGGAAAGTGGCGATTGTCGGCGCCGGCAACCTGGGCAAGGCGCTGGCCCGCTACGGGGGCTTCGAATCCCGCGGGTTCGACGTCGTGGCCATCTTCGATGCCGACCAGATGGTGGTGGGCAACGAGGTGGGATGGCTGCGCGTCAGCGACGTTGCGGACCTTGAAACCGTCCTGCACCGCACCGGGGCCAACATGGTGGTGCTGGCGCTTCCCGCGGCGGTGGCGCAGGACGTTTGCGACCGGGTGGTGGCGGCAGGGGTGCACAGCGTCCTGAGCTTCGCGCCGGTGATGCTGCAGGTTCCTGAAGGGGTCAATCTCCGCAAGGTGGACATGGCCACCGAACTCCAGATCCTGGCCTACCATGCCCAGCGGGCGCAGGCACCCGGGCAGACGGCCTAG